The Drosophila yakuba strain Tai18E2 chromosome X, Prin_Dyak_Tai18E2_2.1, whole genome shotgun sequence DNA segment ctaCACTACGGCCTGCAGCCACCGGCGGTGGCGCACAGCATCCATAGCAGCAGCACCATGTCCTCCGGCggcagcaccaccaccgcctcGGGCATCGGCAAGCCCAATCGATCCCGCTTCATGATCAACGACATTTTGGCGGGCAGTGCGGCGGCCGCTTTCtacaagcagcagcagcagcaccaccaccaccagcagttgcaccaccaccacaacaacaacaacaacaacaattcgGGCtccagcggcggcagcagtcCCGctcacagcaacagcaacaacaacaacaacaacaacaacagcatcaaTGGCGACAACTGCGAGGCAGCCAATGTGGCTGGCGTCGGTGCCCTGCCAACCGGcctgcaccacccacaaccGCATCCGCCCACGCATCCGCATCAGCATCCGCACGCACATCCGCATGCGCTAATGCATCCGCACGGCAAGCTGGGCCACTTTCCACCCACCGCCGCCGGCGGCAATGGGTTAAACGTGGCCCAATATGCGGCGGCCATGCAACAGCACtatgccgctgctgcagccgcGGCTGCTGCGCGCAAcaatgcagctgctgctgctgctgcggccgccgctgctgctgctgctgcagctgcggctgctggTGTGGCCGCACCACCCAGCGACGGTGGGGTGGATGGCGGGGTGGGGCTGGCGCCACCGGCGGGCGGCGATCTGGACGACAGCAGCGATTACCACGAGGAGAACGAGGACTGCGACAGCGGCAACATGGACGATCACAGCGTTTGTAGCAATGGTGAGGTGAGCCTCTGTACTATgcggggggtgggggtggtcGGGAAAGCACTCTAGTTAGTCTCGGAAAATGCCTTTCCAGGCAGGAGCTCTCTGAGCTTTGAATTCGAAAGAAATAATGGATTGAAAGAGAAcctttaattaacaaattagaTCAATGTTGAGCTTAACAGAACTTgcaatcaaaaatataataattattggaaaaattcatatataatttataaactttacTTGCATGTCTGTTAAGCTTAGCCTTTTTTTAATCTAAACGCAGATTCTCATTTTGTTAATAGTATATtatcaaactttttgtttaataggTGGTATGCCTCTAGGTGGTATTAAATGTATTAGCACTTAACAAACTCGCACCACACTTTATAGGcagctttaaattaaaattactcAAATTCCCCATTAATTCGTGTTAATGGTTCTGTTGCGAAACGCATTTCATCATAGCCAATTGTAAAAGTAATTCAattagctaaaaaaaaatacgtaAGTCCGCCGTGCAGCAgtcaagttcgttgcctaagtcttttgttttgaagCGTGCGCCTGGAAATGGGGAGCAGGGGCTGCAGTGCGCGGAGCGCGGGGGAGAGTGAGGTGGCGGCCCTCGTCGATGTCGCTTTGCAAAACAAACTGTAAAAATTATTGCATGACCATTTTACATTCTCGTTCTTGTTGCTCCTATTTGTTGTGGTTTtagttgtaaataaaaaaaaaaatgcattttcacgCTTTGTTTGCGTCATTGCGAAGCTTCTAAACTCCCTTTGCCCCCCTTCGCCACGCCGCCAACTTGGGGACATG contains these protein-coding regions:
- the LOC6525676 gene encoding homeobox protein B-H1 isoform X2, whose amino-acid sequence is MKDSMSILTQTPSEPNAAHPQLHHHLSTLQQQQQHHQQQHHHLHYGLQPPAVAHSIHSSSTMSSGGSTTTASGIGKPNRSRFMINDILAGSAAAAFYKQQQQHHHHQQLHHHHNNNNNNNSGSSGGSSPAHSNSNNNNNNNNSINGDNCEAANVAGVGALPTGLHHPQPHPPTHPHQHPHAHPHALMHPHGKLGHFPPTAAGGNGLNVAQYAAAMQQHYAAAAAAAAARNNAAAAAAAAAAAAAAAAAAAGVAAPPSDGGVDGGVGLAPPAGGDLDDSSDYHEENEDCDSGNMDDHSVCSNGEAAKMTMATASRAAPPAT